Proteins from one Cyclopterus lumpus isolate fCycLum1 chromosome 11, fCycLum1.pri, whole genome shotgun sequence genomic window:
- the LOC117739480 gene encoding solute carrier family 45 member 4 isoform X2, giving the protein MGTQEQAVHREMLPVCFPLSTNHNSLPVCLPGSSLSMGDEQGRQPIGIVLTVLGVVVLDFSADATEGPIRAYLLDVANTEEQDMALNIHAASAGLGGAVGYALGGLDWTHTFLGAAFKSQEQILFFFAAILFSVSVVLHLFSIKEQPYLPQHDRLDQESPDRTKLQASTNGRPGHLGPKLELIGEDETMDSFDLYDPYGDNLSEHGDMDMDFREMELVRSKSDSVLAMADATLDHLDHDALYLCHLEPSIFADRLSPYHGSPPAPGNFFNPNCSTPPIRFDEIRRSSSAGSQDLLQANNHQTQTTSPRISRLSAFLQEMENDDGQEALLNNQLNEQRTLNGRLLASVTNPDTNNLSSKGQAHRAGMVKAASTGAPMRQSRHRHIFYRQPSCTFSYYGRVGSHRYRQANAAYLIKPSRSMNDLCEVEARHRRRQRQRNRHRSGNTNSSSGDTESEEGEVETTVRLLWLSMLKMPPELLRLCACHLLTWFSIIAEAVFFTDFMGQVIYHGDPTAPLNSTLLEDYHKGVQMGCWGLVIYAMTAATCSAILQKYLDNFDLSIKVIYIMGTLAFSIGTAVMAIFPNVYVSMVMISSMGIISMSISYCPYALLGQYHEMKTYIRHSPGNSRRGFGIDCAILSCQVYISQILVASALGAVVKAVGSVRVIPMVASVGSLLGFFTAFFLVIYPYPNNADGESAKASKRSLTKLENHNKGAVTVVAEKPSFLKLNKKGKATTTTIASCHTENESVL; this is encoded by the exons GATGTGGCgaacacagaggaacaagaCATGGCCCTCAACATCCACGCTGCCTCAGCAG GTCTTGGTGGTGCGGTCGGCTACGCCCTCGGAGGTTTAGACTGGACGCACACCTTCCTAGGAGCAGCCTTCAAGTCCCAGGAGCAGATCCTGTTCTTCTTCGCTGCCATCCTCTTCTCCGTCTCTGTGGTGTTGCATCTCTTCAGTATCAAGGAGCAGCCCTATTTGCCCCAACATGACAGACTGGATCAg GAGAGTCCGGATCGCACCAAACTGCAAGCATCCACCAATGGCAGGCCCGGACATCTCGGCCCCAAGCTTGAATTGATTGGAGAGGATGAAACGATGGACAGCTTCGACCTCTATGACCCCTATGGAGACAACCTGTCTGAGCATGGGGATATGGACATGGACTTCCGAGAGATGGAGCTTGTGAGAA GTAAAAGTGACAGTGTTCTCGCCATGGCAGACGCCACTCTCGACCACCTGGACCACGATGCGTTGTACCTGTGCCACCTAGAGCCGTCCATCTTTGCTGACCGCCTCTCACCCTATCACGGCTCGCCTCCTGCGCCTGGTAACTTCTTCAACCCAAACTGCAGCACTCCGCCAATCCGGTTTGACGAAATCAGACGCAGCAGCAGTGCAGGAAGTCAGGACCTGCTCCAAGCCAACAATCACCAAACACAAACCACCAGTCCCAGAATTTCCCGCCTTTCAGCTTTCTTACAGGAAATGGAAAATGACGATGGTCAGGAGGCGTTGCTGAACAACCAGCTCAATGAGCAGCGGACACTGAATGGGCGGCTGTTAGCCAGTGTGACGAACCCTGACACCAACAATTTGAGCTCCAAGGGACAGGCTCATCGTGCTGGAATGGTCAAAG CTGCCAGTACCGGAGCCCCCATGCGGCAGTCACGTCACCGTCACATCTTCTACCGCCAGCCGTCCTGCACCTTCTCCTACTACGGCCGAGTGGGGAGCCACCGCTACCGCCAGGCCAACGCCGCTTATCTCATCAAGCCGTCTCGCAGCATGAACGACCTGTGCGAAGTGGAGGCCAGACACAGAAGAAGgcaaagacagagaaacagacaccgCAGCGGAAACACTAACTCCTCCAGTGGGGATACAGAGAGCGAAGAGGGAGAG GTTGAGACCACGGTGCGGCTGCTGTGGCTCTCCATGCTGAAGATGCCTCCAGAGCTGCTGCGACTGTGCGCCTGTCACCTGCTCACCTGGTTCTCCATCATTGCTGAGGCCGTCTTCTTCACTGACTTCATGGGTCAAGTCATCTACCATGGAGATCCTACC gctcCTCTTAACTCTACTTTGCTGGAGGATTATCACAAAGGAGTTCAGATGGGATGTTGGGGGCTGGTTATATATGCCATGACTGCTGCTACATGCTCAG CTATCCTTCAGAAGTACCTTGACAACTTTGACCTGAGCATTAAGGTCATCTACATCATGGGAACGCTTGCCTTTTCCATAG GAACAGCTGTTATGGCAATCTTCCCTAACGTGTATGTTTCCATGGTTATGATCAGCAGCATGGGCATAATCTCCATGAGTATCTCCTATTGTCCGTATGCTCTGCTGGGACAGTATCACGAAATGAAAACG TACATCAGGCACAGCCCTGGTAACTCCCGTAGAGGCTTTGGCATTGACTGTGCTATCTTATCCTGCCAG GTGTACATCAGTCAGATCTTGGTGGCCTCTGCTCTGGGTGCTGTCGTGAAGGCTGTTGGCAGCGTTCGTGTCATTCCCATGGTGGCCTCTGTGGGCTCCCTCCTCGGATTCTTCACCGCCTTCTTCCTGGTCATTTACCCGTATCCAAACAACGC GGATGGGGAATCAGCCAAAGCTTCGAAACGCTCCTTGACAAAGCTGGAAAATCACAACAAAGGGGCTGTTACAGTGGTGGCAGAGAAACCCAGCTTCCTGAAACTCAACAAGAAGGGCAaggccaccaccaccaccatcgcTTCCTGTCACACGGAGAACGAGTCAGTTCTGTGA